A DNA window from Parabacteroides johnsonii DSM 18315 contains the following coding sequences:
- a CDS encoding membrane protein, translating to MLKINKVLITSVLIFILLPLMAQNNTNSPYTRFGYGDLGERSFGAGRAMGGVGYGLRSPKQINPMNPASYSCMDSLTFLFDFGVAGQLSWFDDGNARQNDINGNVEYIAMQFPIHRRIALSIGLLPYSYVGYKFGTLRNDQGVTFTETYNGSGGLSDLYGGISIDIWKKRLAVGANFGFLFGNIKHEQVVIMSGEGTGAYNTNRNQELRVRDLKMDFGLQYTHPLSKTESVTLGLVFSPKKSLHAKSYQLTQSYTSSGSDGEVLQSDTISGKAFALPNSYGVGLSYVKQNKLTLAADFSYEDWGKMLYFGEKGNFKNRYRVAVGGEYIPDYMRKSYFSRIRYRAGVHYGNSYLRMNRTDANPSGDGYNEIGASLGLGLPLIDNRSLINISFEYVKKKPEVKMNMIDEQYFRFTVNYTFNEAWFMKFKVD from the coding sequence ATGTTGAAGATTAATAAGGTACTAATAACAAGCGTTCTTATATTCATACTGTTGCCTTTGATGGCGCAAAACAATACAAACTCGCCCTATACTCGTTTCGGGTATGGTGATTTGGGAGAACGTTCGTTCGGCGCAGGTCGAGCCATGGGCGGTGTAGGTTACGGATTACGTTCGCCAAAACAAATAAATCCGATGAACCCGGCATCATACAGTTGCATGGACTCCCTGACTTTTCTCTTTGATTTTGGTGTTGCCGGTCAGTTGTCATGGTTTGATGACGGAAATGCCCGGCAGAACGATATCAACGGAAATGTGGAATATATCGCGATGCAATTTCCGATTCATCGCCGGATAGCCTTGAGTATCGGTTTGTTGCCTTATTCTTATGTCGGTTATAAATTTGGTACTTTGCGTAACGACCAAGGAGTAACATTTACAGAAACTTATAACGGTTCGGGCGGTTTGAGTGATTTATATGGAGGTATCTCTATAGATATCTGGAAAAAGCGTTTAGCTGTGGGAGCAAATTTCGGCTTTCTGTTTGGGAATATCAAACATGAACAAGTTGTGATCATGAGTGGTGAAGGAACAGGAGCATATAATACGAATCGTAACCAGGAATTGAGGGTACGTGACTTGAAAATGGATTTCGGATTGCAATATACGCATCCGTTAAGTAAAACGGAGAGTGTGACGTTAGGGCTTGTTTTTTCTCCTAAAAAGAGTTTGCATGCAAAATCCTATCAATTGACTCAGTCCTATACTTCTTCCGGATCGGATGGAGAAGTGCTTCAATCTGATACGATTAGTGGGAAAGCGTTTGCGCTGCCTAATTCGTATGGAGTGGGCCTTTCTTATGTAAAACAAAATAAATTAACGTTAGCAGCCGATTTTTCCTATGAAGATTGGGGAAAAATGCTTTACTTTGGGGAAAAAGGTAATTTCAAGAATCGTTACCGAGTAGCGGTAGGTGGCGAATATATACCGGATTATATGCGCAAATCATATTTCAGCCGGATTCGTTATCGTGCAGGTGTTCATTATGGCAATTCTTATTTGCGTATGAACCGGACAGATGCCAACCCTTCCGGAGACGGTTATAACGAGATCGGAGCAAGTCTCGGTCTGGGGTTACCGTTGATCGATAACCGTTCATTGATTAATATATCGTTTGAGTATGTGAAAAAGAAACCGGAAGTGAAGATGAACATGATTGATGAACAGTATTTCCGTTTTACTGTGAATTATACGTTCAATGAAGCATGGTTTATGAAATTTAAGGTCGATTAA
- a CDS encoding tetratricopeptide repeat protein: protein MKIKVLLLALGCSMMSFGAYAQKGVDTGTPFGSGEDSVRCITNISLFVPYAKAGNFKDAYEFWHQAYTECPGAHKDIYLYGVRIMDWKINTEKDPAKKAALIDDLMKVYDTRVKYFGNDRKYGKDWIVARKAADYIRLKGDNADPKVYYAWLGEVINEFGENSEAMGVSLYMMGSHRQLLADPNFKETYLEDYLKCSKIIATQLAAAQAANNEKEVKNLTTYKSAIDGGFAGSGAADCETLQNMYASKVEAAKDDLPALKEIVSLLRRVRCQEIDAFYTAAGYAYKLEPSADAALGIAKQAVKAKDYDKAIQYFEEAANMETDAVSKAEDYYLIGVLLFEQNNMSKARQYCQKAIETNPDYGAPYILIGNMYAKSAKSIYPNDAVLAKAVYYAAIDKFEKARQVDQNVAEDAGKLANTYRAHLPSTEEVFMHPDLEKGKTFKIGGWIGETVTIR, encoded by the coding sequence ATGAAGATCAAAGTATTATTGTTGGCTCTCGGATGCTCTATGATGTCGTTCGGAGCTTATGCACAAAAAGGTGTGGATACTGGTACTCCGTTCGGTTCTGGTGAAGATAGCGTACGTTGTATTACCAATATCAGCTTGTTTGTCCCTTACGCCAAAGCAGGGAATTTCAAGGATGCTTATGAATTCTGGCATCAGGCTTATACCGAATGCCCGGGAGCTCATAAGGATATCTACTTGTATGGTGTGAGAATCATGGACTGGAAAATCAATACCGAGAAAGATCCGGCTAAGAAAGCTGCTCTTATCGATGACTTGATGAAGGTTTATGATACGCGTGTGAAATATTTCGGTAATGACCGGAAGTATGGTAAGGACTGGATTGTTGCTCGTAAGGCTGCTGATTATATCCGTCTTAAGGGAGATAATGCAGATCCGAAAGTGTATTATGCTTGGTTAGGTGAAGTGATCAATGAGTTTGGTGAAAACTCTGAAGCAATGGGGGTATCCTTGTATATGATGGGATCTCACCGTCAATTGTTGGCTGATCCTAATTTCAAAGAAACTTATTTGGAAGACTATTTGAAATGTTCCAAAATCATTGCAACTCAGTTGGCTGCAGCTCAAGCAGCAAATAATGAAAAAGAAGTAAAGAACCTGACTACCTACAAGTCTGCCATCGATGGCGGTTTTGCAGGAAGTGGTGCTGCTGATTGCGAAACATTGCAGAATATGTATGCTTCCAAAGTTGAAGCAGCAAAGGACGATCTGCCTGCATTGAAAGAAATCGTATCTCTGTTGAGACGTGTTCGTTGCCAGGAAATCGATGCTTTCTATACTGCTGCAGGTTATGCTTATAAACTGGAACCGAGTGCGGATGCCGCTCTGGGTATTGCAAAACAGGCTGTAAAAGCTAAAGATTATGATAAGGCTATTCAGTATTTTGAAGAAGCTGCCAATATGGAAACGGATGCTGTTTCAAAGGCTGAAGACTATTATCTGATCGGTGTACTGTTGTTCGAACAGAACAATATGTCAAAAGCAAGACAATATTGCCAGAAAGCAATCGAAACCAATCCTGATTACGGTGCACCGTACATTCTGATCGGTAATATGTATGCTAAATCTGCAAAATCTATCTATCCGAATGATGCCGTTTTGGCGAAAGCTGTTTACTATGCAGCTATCGATAAATTTGAAAAGGCAAGACAGGTAGACCAGAATGTAGCAGAAGACGCTGGTAAATTGGCTAATACTTATCGTGCTCACCTTCCTTCTACGGAAGAAGTTTTCATGCACCCGGATCTGGAAAAAGGAAAAACTTTCAAAATCGGGGGCTGGATTGGTGAGACTGTCACAATCAGATAA
- the lptC gene encoding LPS export ABC transporter periplasmic protein LptC — protein sequence MIKKRFLCKTNEQGITTILVVVVMLLLFTASCNGDNKEVVVVAFDPETTYTLRTTDYTTQFSDSGITRYRATAKEFLKFDKAKEPFSYFPEGIYVEKFDTLFNIEASLKADTAYNYEKKGLWKLIGNVKVENLEGKKFETSLLFWDQKEEKVYSDKYIRIQEEDKIITGVGFESNQNMTQYKIFNSQGIFPVSESATTDSTPNTVPADSVPVAVNPATATVPQKQPVQMEKAAPQKLVPVEMDKKK from the coding sequence ATGATTAAGAAGCGTTTTCTTTGTAAAACGAACGAGCAAGGCATAACAACTATCTTAGTGGTAGTTGTTATGCTTCTTTTATTTACTGCCTCTTGTAATGGCGATAACAAGGAAGTTGTTGTGGTTGCTTTCGATCCCGAAACAACTTATACACTGAGGACTACTGATTATACTACTCAGTTCTCCGATTCGGGAATTACGCGTTATCGTGCTACCGCTAAAGAATTTTTGAAATTCGATAAAGCAAAAGAACCGTTCTCGTATTTTCCAGAAGGTATTTATGTGGAGAAATTCGATACCTTGTTTAATATTGAAGCAAGTCTTAAAGCTGATACGGCTTATAACTATGAGAAGAAAGGACTATGGAAACTGATAGGTAATGTGAAGGTTGAGAATCTGGAAGGGAAAAAATTTGAAACTTCCTTACTTTTTTGGGACCAGAAAGAAGAAAAAGTCTATTCTGATAAATACATTCGGATACAAGAAGAAGATAAGATTATAACAGGTGTCGGATTCGAGTCAAATCAGAATATGACTCAATATAAGATATTTAATTCTCAGGGGATATTCCCAGTCAGTGAATCGGCAACGACCGATTCGACCCCAAATACTGTTCCGGCAGATTCTGTACCCGTAGCCGTCAATCCTGCTACAGCAACTGTTCCGCAGAAGCAGCCGGTACAAATGGAAAAAGCGGCTCCACAGAAATTGGTGCCGGTCGAGATGGATAAAAAGAAGTAA
- a CDS encoding hemolysin family protein, with product MGALTYILISLAFSAFFSGMEIAFISSNKLRFELDKKEKSLTSKILDVFYRNPHQFISTMLVGNNIALVVYGLQMAIILEPFIAHLVNNEALIVLIQSIISTILILFTGEFIPKTVFKLNPNFSLTLFSVPLLIIYVVLYPISKFSSLLSFLILKIAGVKNVTGSTQRALGKVDLDYFIQQSIEDAPQNSDMDTEVKIFQNALDFSNVRLRDCIVPRTEIVACDKTATLEELRSRFIETGLSKILVYNENIDDIVGYIHSSEMFKNPDDWTQSIRSVSIVPETMAANKLMRVLMQDKKSMAVVVDEFGGTSGIVTLEDLVEEIFGEIEDEHDIKSYVAKKVEDDEYLLSGRIEIDTLNEKFDLELPESDDYVTIAGFILHFYQKFPKLNETVVIDKYSFKIIKVTATKIELVRMKVVS from the coding sequence ATGGGCGCACTTACATACATATTAATATCATTGGCTTTTTCTGCGTTCTTTTCAGGAATGGAGATCGCCTTTATCTCTTCCAATAAGTTACGTTTCGAACTTGACAAAAAGGAAAAAAGCCTAACGAGTAAGATTCTGGATGTATTTTACCGGAACCCGCATCAGTTTATATCTACAATGCTGGTCGGAAACAATATTGCGTTGGTGGTCTACGGTTTGCAGATGGCGATTATACTGGAACCGTTTATTGCGCATTTGGTAAATAACGAGGCACTGATTGTTTTGATTCAGTCTATAATCTCGACTATCCTGATATTGTTTACCGGAGAATTTATTCCAAAGACTGTTTTTAAATTGAATCCGAACTTTTCGCTTACGTTATTTTCGGTGCCTTTGTTAATCATATATGTTGTTTTGTATCCGATTTCTAAATTTTCTTCTTTGCTCTCTTTCCTGATTCTGAAAATTGCAGGTGTAAAGAATGTGACCGGTTCGACGCAGCGGGCATTGGGTAAAGTCGACCTTGATTATTTTATTCAGCAGAGTATTGAAGATGCGCCTCAAAATTCAGATATGGATACGGAGGTGAAGATTTTTCAGAATGCACTTGATTTCTCGAATGTGCGTTTGCGTGATTGTATTGTTCCCCGTACGGAAATTGTAGCTTGTGATAAGACGGCTACTCTTGAGGAATTGCGTTCCCGTTTTATAGAGACGGGACTTTCCAAGATACTTGTTTATAATGAAAATATAGATGATATTGTCGGATACATCCATTCTTCGGAAATGTTTAAAAACCCGGATGACTGGACACAGAGTATCCGGAGCGTCTCGATCGTTCCCGAAACGATGGCAGCCAATAAATTGATGAGAGTCTTGATGCAGGACAAGAAAAGCATGGCTGTCGTGGTGGATGAGTTCGGAGGAACTTCGGGAATCGTAACCTTGGAAGACCTGGTGGAAGAAATATTCGGAGAGATAGAAGACGAGCATGATATCAAGTCGTATGTCGCCAAGAAGGTGGAAGATGACGAGTATCTGTTGTCCGGTCGTATAGAGATCGATACGCTGAATGAGAAGTTTGACCTGGAATTGCCGGAGTCGGACGATTATGTGACGATTGCCGGTTTTATATTGCATTTTTATCAGAAATTTCCGAAGTTGAATGAAACGGTTGTAATCGATAAATATTCTTTTAAAATCATAAAAGTGACAGCTACGAAAATCGAATTAGTTCGTATGAAAGTAGTGAGTTAA
- a CDS encoding peptidylprolyl isomerase, with product MATLEKIRSKAGLLVLVVGVALFAFIIGDFLNSGSTYFRQSQEKVAEVDGEVIKIQEFQDRVDEMTEMYKMQTGSTSLPEEYQTQIRQSVFDGMVQDIVLNEATSELGMGVGPEELFDMVQGENISPMIQQMQMFVNPQTGAFDKTALLNFLKTIDDDNIANYPADQQAQLLQARQFWMFWEKNIKRQRLEQKYTTLLSKAVSANKLDAKDAFDGSAVSSDIVYAMQSYASIPDSTIQVSKSDIEKLYNQRKELFKQKEGKVIKYIAVDIRPSKEDYDKASAEIEALKSELATSEKVADLVTENSEIPYMDAFFTENALDPEMKQFVKTANVGDVYGPVFENDKYRLFKLVDKTVAPDSVKVSHIMLANTGDEAAIKAKADSLLNVLKKGGDFAALAKEYSADQAAEKGGELGWFTEATALRGVNDDFKKAVFSTPVNDYSIVKSLYGTHIIKVTDKTANVDKYKVADIDMTVSPSTKTYGNIYNELNQFISKNQNMDKLDDAAKEAGYNLLSNVTVTANDQLLGSIKNSRPVIRWAFQNSKGDISEIFECDDKFVIAAIQGTLPEGYRSLESVTPMLKSELIAQKKGEKIVQDLSAKNLSSVDAYAQAMNSSADSVKFVSFATRRIAGIGVEPKLNAMVSLAQKDQLSAPVAGNNGVYVFKVYEQNKDAKNYDEAAEIKTLDASNAYRFGFQAIQSLVNKADVEDNRIRFY from the coding sequence ATGGCTACGCTGGAAAAAATCAGAAGCAAAGCAGGACTGCTGGTACTCGTTGTGGGGGTGGCATTGTTCGCTTTTATCATCGGTGACTTTTTGAACTCCGGTTCTACTTATTTCAGACAATCGCAGGAGAAGGTTGCGGAAGTAGACGGAGAAGTTATTAAAATTCAAGAATTTCAGGATCGTGTGGACGAAATGACTGAAATGTACAAAATGCAGACAGGTTCCACTAGTCTGCCCGAAGAATACCAGACTCAAATCCGTCAGTCTGTATTCGATGGTATGGTACAGGATATCGTTTTGAATGAAGCAACTTCCGAATTAGGAATGGGAGTAGGTCCTGAAGAACTGTTCGATATGGTTCAAGGTGAAAACATTTCTCCGATGATCCAACAGATGCAGATGTTCGTGAATCCGCAGACAGGTGCATTTGACAAAACTGCATTATTAAACTTTTTAAAGACTATCGACGATGATAATATCGCCAATTATCCTGCTGACCAGCAGGCGCAGTTGTTGCAGGCTCGTCAGTTCTGGATGTTCTGGGAAAAGAATATCAAACGTCAGCGTCTGGAACAGAAATATACGACTTTGTTGAGCAAGGCTGTTTCAGCCAACAAACTGGATGCAAAAGATGCTTTCGACGGTTCGGCTGTAAGTTCTGATATCGTTTATGCAATGCAATCTTATGCTTCTATTCCTGATTCTACAATACAGGTAAGCAAGAGTGACATCGAAAAGCTGTACAATCAGCGTAAAGAGTTGTTCAAGCAGAAAGAAGGAAAAGTAATCAAATATATCGCTGTCGACATCCGTCCAAGCAAAGAAGACTACGACAAAGCAAGTGCGGAGATCGAAGCATTGAAGAGTGAGTTGGCTACTTCTGAAAAAGTGGCTGATTTGGTGACGGAAAATTCTGAAATACCTTATATGGATGCTTTCTTTACAGAGAATGCATTAGACCCTGAAATGAAGCAATTTGTAAAGACTGCAAATGTTGGTGACGTATACGGTCCTGTTTTTGAAAACGATAAATACAGATTGTTTAAGTTGGTCGATAAAACCGTTGCTCCTGACTCTGTGAAGGTCAGTCATATTATGTTGGCAAATACAGGCGATGAAGCTGCTATCAAAGCAAAAGCCGATAGCTTGTTGAACGTATTGAAGAAAGGTGGTGACTTTGCTGCCTTAGCAAAGGAATATTCGGCTGACCAAGCTGCTGAAAAGGGGGGTGAACTGGGTTGGTTTACTGAAGCGACAGCTTTGAGAGGTGTAAATGATGATTTCAAAAAAGCTGTTTTCTCGACTCCGGTCAATGATTATTCAATTGTAAAATCTTTGTATGGTACACATATCATCAAGGTTACCGATAAGACTGCAAATGTTGACAAATATAAAGTGGCAGATATCGATATGACCGTATCGCCGAGTACAAAAACTTATGGTAACATTTATAATGAATTGAACCAGTTCATTTCAAAGAATCAGAATATGGATAAATTGGATGATGCCGCTAAAGAAGCCGGTTACAACCTGTTGTCTAATGTGACAGTAACTGCTAACGACCAGTTGCTGGGTTCTATCAAGAATTCGCGTCCGGTAATCCGGTGGGCGTTCCAGAACAGCAAAGGTGATATTTCTGAAATTTTCGAATGTGACGATAAGTTTGTGATTGCTGCTATTCAGGGTACGTTGCCAGAAGGTTACCGTTCTTTGGAATCTGTAACTCCAATGTTGAAATCAGAGTTGATCGCCCAGAAGAAGGGAGAAAAGATCGTGCAGGATCTGTCTGCTAAGAATTTGAGTTCTGTCGATGCTTATGCTCAGGCTATGAATTCTTCTGCAGATTCTGTTAAGTTCGTTAGCTTTGCAACGCGCCGTATCGCAGGTATCGGTGTTGAACCGAAGTTGAATGCAATGGTTTCCTTGGCTCAGAAAGATCAGCTGAGCGCTCCGGTTGCCGGTAACAACGGTGTATATGTATTTAAGGTATACGAACAGAACAAGGATGCCAAGAATTATGACGAAGCTGCCGAAATCAAAACATTGGATGCTTCTAACGCTTACCGTTTCGGTTTCCAGGCTATCCAGTCATTAGTTAATAAAGCTGATGTAGAAGATAACCGTATCCGCTTCTATTAA
- the rlmN gene encoding 23S rRNA (adenine(2503)-C(2))-methyltransferase RlmN: MSEKRRLLGMTLEELKGVASEAGLPGYAAKQIADWLYKKKVTSIAAMTNIAAAKRTLLEESFEVGAVPPSDLMKSVDGTIKYLYPAGPGNFVESVYIPTEDRATLCVSSQVGCKMNCLFCMTGKQGFTKNLSANEILNQIQSLPETEELTNIVFMGMGEPLDNVDELFKVLEILTAPYGYAWSPKRITVSTIGVAKGLKRFLEESECHLAVSLHSPYPGERLSLMPVEKAFPARDIIETIKQYDFTHQRRISFEYIVFKNLNDDLQHAKALVCLLDKVPCRVNLIRFHAIPNVSLESSDLARMEAFRDTLNAAGIVCTIRASRGEDIFAACGMLSTAKKQQKE, encoded by the coding sequence ATGAGTGAGAAAAGACGTTTATTGGGAATGACTTTAGAAGAACTGAAAGGCGTGGCTTCCGAAGCTGGACTTCCAGGTTATGCAGCCAAGCAGATAGCTGACTGGCTGTATAAGAAAAAAGTTACTTCTATAGCAGCGATGACGAATATTGCCGCGGCAAAACGCACCTTGTTGGAGGAAAGCTTTGAGGTGGGAGCCGTGCCTCCTTCCGATTTGATGAAGTCGGTGGATGGAACGATCAAGTATTTGTATCCTGCCGGTCCCGGTAATTTTGTTGAGTCTGTGTATATCCCGACGGAGGACAGGGCGACATTGTGTGTCTCTTCCCAGGTAGGGTGTAAAATGAATTGTCTTTTCTGTATGACTGGCAAACAGGGTTTTACCAAGAACTTGTCAGCTAACGAGATCCTGAACCAGATACAATCCTTACCGGAAACGGAGGAACTGACCAATATCGTTTTTATGGGAATGGGGGAACCATTGGACAATGTGGATGAGCTGTTTAAAGTATTGGAAATCCTGACTGCTCCTTACGGATATGCATGGAGTCCGAAGCGAATCACAGTTTCGACTATCGGAGTTGCCAAAGGATTAAAACGGTTTCTTGAAGAGAGCGAATGCCATTTGGCCGTCAGCCTGCATTCCCCTTATCCGGGCGAACGGCTCTCCTTGATGCCGGTTGAAAAGGCTTTTCCTGCGCGTGATATTATCGAGACGATCAAACAATATGATTTTACGCACCAACGCCGTATTTCGTTCGAATACATTGTTTTTAAAAATTTGAATGATGATCTTCAACATGCGAAGGCTTTGGTTTGTTTATTAGATAAAGTCCCTTGCAGAGTCAACCTGATCCGTTTTCATGCAATCCCCAATGTGTCGTTGGAAAGTTCGGACTTGGCAAGAATGGAGGCGTTCCGGGATACGTTGAATGCAGCTGGCATTGTTTGTACGATCCGGGCATCACGAGGAGAAGATATATTTGCCGCATGCGGGATGCTTTCTACAGCTAAGAAACAACAAAAAGAATAG